In Pirellulales bacterium, the following are encoded in one genomic region:
- a CDS encoding glycosyltransferase, producing the protein MRLLIHDYGGYPFPMQLSRELAARGHIVRHVYCSSTETPRGNTERATAGSGEFSLQAINLGGVIPKRSYRKRIAMERRYSGLICAACDEFRPDAVLSADTPSIPQHRLVRRCRKRGVRHVFWVQDLFGVAAHKLLSRQVPVVGGIVGRYFMRLDRESARGSDAVVLITEDFLPLFREWRIPDERMHVIHNWSVLDELPLRPRDNAWSIEQGLGAGPRVMYTGTLAMKHNPALLLELAKLLDQREAGEMIVLSVGQGIQWLREAAAREGIRSLRCLPFQPFERMADVLGSADVLVAILEPDAGVFSVPSKVLSYMCAGRAILGAMPADNLAARLIVENGAGLVTDPSDLAAFRAAAAALLDDPDSLPARGASARRYAEENFDILRIADRFEAILAG; encoded by the coding sequence GTGCGCCTCTTGATCCACGACTACGGCGGGTATCCGTTCCCGATGCAACTCAGTCGCGAACTCGCGGCGCGGGGACACATTGTGCGCCACGTCTACTGCAGTTCGACCGAAACGCCCCGCGGGAATACAGAAAGGGCGACCGCGGGTAGCGGCGAGTTCTCGCTGCAGGCGATTAACCTGGGGGGCGTCATCCCCAAACGCAGCTACCGTAAACGGATCGCCATGGAGCGACGTTACTCCGGGCTGATTTGCGCCGCTTGCGACGAGTTTCGCCCCGACGCCGTGTTGTCGGCCGACACCCCTTCGATTCCGCAACATCGGCTGGTGCGACGTTGCCGGAAGCGAGGCGTTCGCCACGTGTTCTGGGTGCAAGACCTCTTCGGGGTTGCCGCGCACAAACTGCTCAGTCGTCAGGTTCCGGTGGTGGGGGGAATCGTCGGTCGGTACTTTATGCGGCTCGACCGCGAGTCGGCGCGCGGCAGCGACGCCGTGGTTCTGATTACCGAGGACTTTCTGCCGCTGTTTCGCGAGTGGCGGATCCCGGACGAGCGGATGCACGTGATCCACAACTGGTCTGTGCTTGACGAACTGCCGCTCCGGCCGCGCGACAACGCTTGGTCGATTGAGCAAGGGCTTGGAGCCGGCCCGCGCGTGATGTACACCGGCACTCTCGCCATGAAGCATAACCCGGCGCTGCTGTTGGAGTTGGCCAAACTCCTCGACCAGCGCGAGGCGGGCGAGATGATCGTCCTGTCCGTGGGCCAGGGCATCCAATGGCTACGCGAGGCTGCGGCCCGCGAGGGGATCCGCTCGCTGCGGTGCCTTCCCTTCCAACCGTTCGAGCGAATGGCCGACGTCCTCGGCAGCGCGGACGTGCTTGTGGCGATCCTGGAACCCGACGCCGGCGTCTTCAGCGTTCCCTCCAAGGTCCTCAGCTACATGTGCGCCGGTCGGGCGATTCTCGGGGCGATGCCGGCCGACAATTTGGCGGCGCGGTTGATTGTCGAGAACGGCGCGGGGCTGGTGACCGATCCGAGCGATCTGGCTGCGTTCCGCGCGGCGGCGGCGGCATTGCTTGACGACCCCGATTCGTTGCCGGCCCGGGGCGCCAGCGCCCGCCGCTATGCCGAGGAGAATTTCGACATCCTGCGGATCGCCGACCGATTCGAGGCGATTCTGGCGGGATAG